The following proteins come from a genomic window of Pseudomonas cichorii:
- a CDS encoding phosphotransferase family protein, producing the protein MALTDQSTDIRPGEELDAHLIDPYLKTRIPGLSGLPQISQFPGGASNLTYLVRYPGQEFVLRRPPFGQKARSAHDMGREYRILNGLKDAFPYCPKAYAHCTDESLIGSDFYVMERVKGIILRSDLPPELNLDAGQTEELCKSFIDKLVELHQVDYQACGLADLGKPQGYVKRQILGWSERYEKAMTPDAPAWEKVRNWLVAKMPADHPKPAIVHNDYRFDNVILDPENPMRIIGVLDWELTTLGDPLMDLGNTLAYWIQADDPAPVQLMRRQPSNAPGMLTRQQFVDYYAERSGICIDNFDFYYTYGLFRLAGIVQQIYYRFFHGQTQDKRFAQFIQMNLLLERTSLQVIEKSSL; encoded by the coding sequence ATGGCGCTAACCGACCAGTCCACGGATATTCGTCCCGGTGAAGAGCTGGACGCACATCTCATCGATCCCTACCTCAAAACCCGGATTCCCGGTCTCAGCGGTTTGCCGCAGATCAGCCAGTTTCCGGGAGGTGCCTCGAACCTCACGTATCTGGTCCGCTACCCCGGACAGGAGTTCGTTCTGCGCCGCCCGCCATTCGGGCAAAAAGCCAGGTCGGCTCACGACATGGGCCGCGAGTACCGCATTCTCAACGGCCTCAAGGATGCGTTCCCCTACTGCCCGAAAGCCTATGCACACTGCACCGATGAAAGCCTGATCGGCTCCGACTTCTATGTCATGGAGCGGGTCAAGGGCATCATCCTGCGCTCGGACCTGCCGCCGGAATTGAACCTGGATGCCGGGCAGACCGAAGAATTGTGCAAAAGCTTCATCGACAAACTGGTGGAGCTGCATCAGGTCGACTATCAGGCCTGCGGCCTGGCGGACCTGGGCAAGCCGCAGGGTTATGTGAAACGGCAGATTCTGGGCTGGAGCGAGCGCTACGAGAAAGCCATGACTCCCGATGCTCCCGCCTGGGAAAAGGTCAGGAACTGGCTGGTAGCGAAAATGCCCGCCGACCATCCGAAACCGGCCATCGTGCACAACGATTACCGTTTCGACAACGTGATTCTCGACCCCGAAAACCCGATGCGCATCATCGGTGTGCTGGATTGGGAACTGACCACGCTGGGCGATCCGCTGATGGACCTGGGCAACACCCTGGCTTACTGGATTCAGGCCGACGACCCTGCGCCCGTGCAACTGATGCGTCGCCAGCCCAGCAATGCCCCGGGCATGCTGACTCGTCAGCAGTTTGTCGACTACTACGCCGAACGCTCAGGCATTTGTATCGATAATTTCGACTTCTATTACACCTATGGCCTGTTCCGTCTGGCGGGCATCGTGCAGCAGATCTACTACCGTTTCTTCCACGGCCAGACTCAGGACAAACGTTTCGCACAGTTCATCCAGATGAACCTGCTGCTGGAGCGCACGAGCCTGCAAGTGATCGAAAAATCCAGCCTTTGA
- a CDS encoding SCP2 sterol-binding domain-containing protein codes for MTSVAEAVQTMKAKFNPSAAAGLDLVFGFNITDEGKHYALIVKDSTCELQEGENPDANVTLIMDSETLKGIVSGETDGMQAFMGGKLRAEGDMMLAMKLSDLFPV; via the coding sequence ATGACCTCAGTAGCCGAAGCTGTCCAAACCATGAAAGCCAAGTTCAACCCAAGCGCCGCTGCGGGCCTGGACCTGGTTTTCGGCTTCAACATCACTGACGAAGGCAAGCACTACGCCCTGATCGTCAAGGACAGCACCTGCGAACTGCAGGAAGGCGAGAACCCTGACGCCAACGTGACCCTGATCATGGACAGCGAAACCCTCAAAGGCATCGTCAGCGGCGAAACCGATGGCATGCAGGCTTTCATGGGCGGCAAGCTGCGCGCCGAAGGCGATATGATGCTGGCCATGAAGCTGAGCGATTTATTCCCGGTCTGA
- a CDS encoding histidine phosphatase family protein, with product MGSIYLIRHGQASFGADDYDVLSPVGIRQAQVLGAHLAQMGLRLDRCLSGSLRRQKDTAQNALAQLAEAGLEPPALEIDSAFNEFDAEGVVRALIPEMLPDEPDALHILRNAGHNPAEFQRLFAQIVSRWLGGKHDTPGMQSWLAFVSGVKAGLDRIIETAGKRERIAVFTSGGTITALLHLVTGMPAQQAFELNWHIVNTSLNRLEFSGSKVTLASFNSDTHLQLLKVPELITYR from the coding sequence GTGGGCAGCATTTATCTGATACGACATGGCCAGGCTTCATTCGGTGCAGACGATTACGACGTGCTGTCGCCTGTCGGCATTCGCCAGGCTCAGGTACTGGGCGCGCATCTGGCACAGATGGGCCTGCGCCTGGACCGTTGCCTGTCCGGCAGTCTGCGGCGCCAGAAAGACACCGCGCAAAATGCCCTGGCACAACTGGCCGAGGCCGGTCTTGAACCGCCCGCACTGGAAATCGACAGCGCTTTCAATGAATTCGATGCCGAAGGTGTCGTGCGTGCCCTGATACCCGAGATGCTGCCCGATGAACCCGACGCCCTGCACATCCTGCGCAATGCCGGTCATAACCCGGCCGAGTTCCAGCGACTGTTTGCGCAGATCGTCAGCCGCTGGCTGGGCGGCAAACACGACACACCGGGCATGCAAAGCTGGCTGGCATTCGTCTCTGGCGTAAAGGCTGGCCTGGACAGAATCATCGAAACTGCCGGCAAACGTGAGCGCATCGCCGTGTTCACTTCCGGCGGCACCATTACGGCCTTGCTGCACCTTGTTACCGGAATGCCCGCACAGCAGGCATTCGAGCTTAACTGGCATATCGTCAACACCTCGCTGAACCGGCTGGAATTCAGTGGCAGCAAGGTGACCCTGGCTTCCTTCAACAGTGACACACACCTGCAACTGCTGAAGGTGCCGGAACTCATCACTTACCGCTGA